In a single window of the bacterium genome:
- a CDS encoding lysophospholipid acyltransferase family protein has translation METPVSLFTLKNTHQSNFRNRMADVGDSLLGLKALNYHYQKICRSVTPNRNFVQTALESLYVKFQANAQDIKRVPKTGSLLVVANHPFGMIEGLGLFNVLQQIRPDVKFLANQMLERVPETKDFCIYVDPFSSDSSIANNLSGIREAIRWLKEGGVLVVFPAGEVASWQTTTRKVTEPVWQTTVARLQRIAQAPVLPIYIDGKNSFSFHVAGILHPILRTALLPRQFLNKRNQTVRLAIGNVIPNRKLRTYSNDSQMMESLRERTLFLENRFTPNKRAPVFAKKLPRQTEIPEPITNDILALEIDRLPRERSLVSVREFDVFYAQANEIPYVLGEIGRLREVTFRMVGEGTGNSVDLDDFDQSYTHLFVWNREKQEIVGAYRLGLTDRILMESGKQGLYTATLFRFHPALFSQLSPALELGRSFVRVEYQRVSLALALLWRGIGAFVARNPRYKKLFGPVSISNDYHAVSHQVIVSFLKDNRLNPDLAGWVKSRNPFKAKPVKGLHHTSSREVLKDIEDVASFVADLEADNKGIPTLLREYLKLGGKLIGFNVDSDFSNVVDGLILVDLTETDPRILSRYMGKDETQIFLEYHGLAPTTTDDPIEPEAIPIPA, from the coding sequence ATGGAAACGCCTGTAAGCCTCTTCACCCTGAAGAACACTCATCAGTCTAACTTTCGTAATCGGATGGCTGATGTGGGAGATTCATTGCTCGGATTGAAGGCGTTGAATTACCACTATCAGAAGATATGCCGGTCAGTAACACCCAATCGCAATTTTGTCCAAACGGCGCTTGAATCGTTGTATGTCAAGTTTCAAGCGAATGCCCAAGATATCAAACGAGTGCCGAAAACCGGGTCGTTACTTGTCGTTGCCAATCATCCTTTTGGAATGATTGAAGGTCTCGGTTTGTTCAATGTGCTTCAGCAAATCCGACCGGATGTCAAGTTTCTTGCCAATCAAATGTTAGAGCGGGTACCCGAAACCAAAGACTTCTGCATTTATGTCGATCCGTTTTCTTCCGATTCCTCTATCGCCAACAATCTATCGGGAATTCGAGAAGCAATACGATGGTTGAAAGAGGGTGGGGTGTTGGTGGTTTTTCCTGCCGGTGAAGTAGCTTCCTGGCAAACGACAACCCGTAAAGTGACCGAACCGGTATGGCAAACCACGGTTGCAAGACTGCAAAGAATCGCGCAAGCGCCGGTCCTGCCAATATATATCGATGGTAAAAATAGTTTCTCTTTCCATGTCGCGGGAATTCTGCATCCTATATTGCGGACGGCACTATTGCCTCGGCAATTCCTCAATAAGCGGAATCAAACCGTGCGCTTAGCCATCGGTAATGTAATCCCCAACCGGAAGCTCCGTACTTATTCCAACGATTCACAAATGATGGAAAGTTTGCGTGAACGAACTCTCTTTTTAGAAAATCGCTTCACTCCGAACAAGCGTGCTCCGGTTTTTGCAAAGAAACTGCCACGACAAACCGAAATCCCCGAACCTATCACCAATGACATACTGGCATTGGAAATTGACCGCTTACCGCGGGAGCGGAGTTTGGTTTCGGTTCGCGAATTCGATGTATTCTATGCGCAAGCTAATGAGATTCCCTATGTTTTAGGCGAGATCGGGCGTTTGCGTGAAGTGACTTTTCGGATGGTAGGTGAAGGAACCGGGAACTCAGTAGATCTTGACGATTTCGATCAATCGTACACCCATCTCTTTGTCTGGAACCGGGAGAAACAGGAGATCGTTGGGGCGTACCGGTTAGGTTTGACCGACCGGATTCTCATGGAATCGGGGAAACAAGGGCTTTACACGGCAACGCTCTTCCGGTTTCATCCGGCGTTGTTCTCTCAGTTATCGCCGGCTTTGGAGTTGGGACGTTCATTTGTCCGGGTGGAATATCAACGGGTGAGTTTGGCGTTAGCATTATTGTGGCGGGGCATCGGCGCTTTTGTTGCGCGAAATCCGCGTTATAAGAAACTCTTTGGACCGGTTAGCATCAGCAACGATTATCATGCAGTATCGCATCAAGTGATTGTCTCATTCCTGAAAGACAATCGGTTAAATCCTGATTTAGCGGGATGGGTTAAGTCGCGAAATCCCTTCAAAGCGAAACCGGTGAAGGGACTGCATCATACCAGCAGCCGGGAAGTATTGAAAGACATCGAAGATGTGGCGTCGTTTGTTGCCGACTTGGAAGCCGACAATAAGGGAATTCCGACACTCTTACGGGAATATTTGAAGCTTGGTGGCAAGTTAATTGGTTTTAATGTCGATAGTGACTTCAGTAATGTTGTCGATGGGTTGATTTTGGTTGATCTCACCGAAACCGATCCTCGGATACTCTCCCGGTACATGGGGAAAGACGAAACGCAAATCTTTTTGGAGTATCACGGATTGGCTCCGACCACAACCGACGATCCCATCGAACCGGAAGCGATTCCGATCCCGGCATAA